The sequence GATAAATCGAGTACGAAAATCAACGGCTTTCAAAGAGAGGAACAACAACCACGAAGAGGCCGGGGATAAAAAGAAGAAAGGAAAACGCCCGAAATATGCGACTAAGCCGTATTATAATTGGCGAACATTTTCATCGagaatatatatgaatccGAAACCGAAACCTAAACGAAAAATGCTTTTACTCTTCAAAAGAAAATCAGGTAGATACACCGTCATAAAATGCATTTAATTGTCTCAAGACTTGTCCTTATCGACTGCAAGAGAGTCCGCGTCACTCCATGAAGATTTTAAGTTTTGCAAAAACGTTACATGAAGTTATTTCAACCCAAAATTGAACCGTGGGTCCTAAATcattaaaatgaatgaaacccTACGCAGCTGGATAGAATGAATCTATCTGATCGGCTGGAAACTTCACTTGCTTCCATTCAAATATATCTGAAAATCTGTATGAAAATGATCTTAACATGTGTCTTactaaaaatattttgtttttgttgttgtaattCTTGGTTGAATACAGACAGTAAAAAGAAACAGTCAACAGCGCTTGATGTACGCGAAGATTTCTATGAGAATACGTATTCAAATTACCAGAGTACTTACGCCAATTTGGAAGACGAAGATAATCAGtataaaaattcatttacataCGCGGACGCCGCTATTAGCGCCCAGGTAACGTCATTCTCTAGCGTCGATAGTTACGCCACCTGGCAGAAAAGTGATGACGAAGAAAATTGATTCAACCAACTCTGATCTATCTTATCGTGTTACCACTAAATGGATTTCATGGAATACAGAAGATTCAATTTAATCGTATTCATATTTTGCTCATTGTTCAAcgtgaaataaaaatggtCTCCATGtgcatatatttatttttttcaatctgtGCATTTGAAAATCTTGATTCTATTACATTTACGATTTTGTAAGTACATATAATGAACGCAACTCAACACCCAATGTTATAGTGTAAGGTGAACTTGGTCGTTCGTCAATGAAAATTGATGTTCAACTGCCAGCGATgcaattaaattttgtttgaagaCTTTGAAGGGACCTCATTGGACACACTGCAATGGCGAGTGTATCAACTTTTATTAGACGCGATGCAAAACAATGCTAATATTGCGAACTGGGCCTCCATATTGCATGATTTCTGAGCTTTCTGCATCTTGGCTTCTTTTGGCTGTTTACGGCAGAATTCTTTTAGAAACTAGAACAAAGGATTAAAGATCAGTGCATACAAACATGAACGCAAACAATGGAAAATAGCTTAAGTTTTACCTTTATAAAACATTCAACGTGGCAGATGGACTAGTCCACAAACTCCACGCCGGAAGACCGTCTCTGTGTGTCAGGTTAACCAAATTGAGGACCAAAATCGTACTTTATTTTGCTGTTCGCGATACAAGAAATGTTTTGCTCTTCCAATATTTTCGACAGAATTCCTCCTTATTCAAATTCATAGATCTATTGAGCACTAGCGCCCATATACTATAAGAACAGGGAACTATCTCATTAGGATGTTTAGTGAAAGAACGAGTTGACGAGTAACGACGTATTCAGTATTCCTGTATTAGTTATCCGTttttaatattatcattaccggtatatatatatataaatatatatatatatatatatatatatatatatatatatatatatatatatatatatatatatatatatatatatatatatatatattatatatatcaatatttcattcaagtAACGTAAAATGTTGACGAATAAAGAATAGatgtaaaatatcaatttgaaatcgtaatttgaatatttctaaaCCCATGAATTATTTCCATAGTATTTACGTACATTAAGCACTATGTATAGATGCATGCTAAAAACGTGTAGTGTCacgaatatatatgaatacatgtaaataGATGACTTCATTCtagtaaaatattcaaacgatGAAAACAACTAGTATTAACGTCCGGGTCTTTGCATCAACATTTATAGGTATATACTGTAAAATTATTGTAAATGTTTGAATGTGACCTACATGCGGATAATAGTCGCTATCCACAAATCAACAAAACATGAATGCAATCAGATCTATGGATATTAATTAGACCTTGTCTGAGCGGGATCCATAATCCATAATCCAGGTAATTATTGCGATATAATTCGGTATTAGTTTCTTAGATAGGTTTCTTTCAATATTTCAGCTTGAAAAATAGGTCAATGTGTTATTTGATTATAACTATCAGTACCGTACATGTGATTGTATTGTTGTTGTGTCAGGTATCACGTCGGTCGCATAAATGATAAAGATTATAAGACGAACTGtccaagaaaacaaaaaaggATTCGATGGTGAAGTGAATGTATGATGCATAAGTTAGCTCGATTGGATATATTGTTTGATCGTGATGATCAGCCGTATCAACCTGGTGACATCGTGCGAGGAAAAGTCGTCTTTCAGGCGGgtgatatctcactacttatCACTAGTAAGTACTCGCTTGCATATGCTATATGCTGACGTATCCAAGTTTGTGACAACTATAAATGAAACCCGCTTTGAATTTCTACATTCTATCCTTGCTAACTGTAGCTGTAGGGGTTTAGAATgttatgtaaatgataacgaGGGATTAGTGTTCCTGCGTAGGGATATGCGAGTATATACTCATGTGATTCGGTGATTTTCCATGTATGTGATCACTTAGATATATTACCTGTGCCTGGCGTGCTGACTAGGTTATCATAAACACCAAAACTGACCTTAGAATAAAGCTAATTGATCTAATGAATTCGCTTAAGTATAAGCAGAATTGACGAGTTGTTTAAGATCTCCCTTTTAGTTGTGAATAGCACATCGCCCAATCGGCTAGGGCGTATGAAATTGGGAAAGTTTTCACCAACCGCCATCTGGTAGGTTGGCTTActaaaaaaagaatcaattGCTGAAACAACGTGTATAATTCGCCGAAAGTCCTGGCAGTGGTGTATCCACGGTGATCCTACGTTGTTCAACGATCGCGTGTACCCGCCATGGTTCTTGGAGAAACCGAAAGATGAACCCTATTCTAGACCTACCGATTACTGAAAAGCTAATCGCGACCTGTCGTAGGAAACCTCTTTTGAAAATCCCATTCGATAATTTCTTATTTGGATGTTTTAGGTGGAATACTATGCGGTAAAGGAGCCAGTGCAATAGGCTGGAACGATGCAGCTATTGAGAATACTCTTACTGTACATACTGCTAAAcaagaatatttcaattacaAACACGTATTTTGTGATAAAGGTAATGTTTTCAAATACCCGTTACGCTGATATAGGAAAACCTCTATTCAGAAAGAAAACAGGTCCAAAAAGGTATCCTTTAGGTGATGATTCATTTTCCGACGCTTCGACTCGATAACTAGAATGGAAAACGTTTTGGACTCgttgatattttctatattatcgTTACAATACAGACATATAGGTTATCACGGCACCTTCCTCTGGAGATTGCTCATAGTTTTATATACATAACTTTACATATGCTGATCGTTTCTATCTTCAAGTATATGTAGTTATTTAGTCCCCTTTTCCGTTTTGTGTTGTAAGTTCTCCATATCATATAATTAATCTCTTGTTAACTGTTTCCAACCTACATGATTTGGAGAACCCTTACTGTTCTGTcttcaattaatgataatattatGTTAATTTTGTCATAAAAGTTGTAATACTTTGACAATAAAGctcagatatatatatatatatacgtatattttatttattccaTACTTGAAAATCACCAGTGACTTCGAGTACGGATAACGCGAACGGTTGGGCGTTAATGAAACAACGAAGTTACCAAGTTCCGTTTGAATTCTCTCTACCGTCCACCTGCCCGGCATCGATTCACTGCGAGAACGGTTGGATTCGTTATTACGTTTCGTGTCACGTTAAGACTAAAGCTTTGAATCCTGAGGATGAACACCTTATTGGACACATTAAATTCGGAAATCATCGCGTATACCACGTCAGAAAGGAGTTATTCGTACAGGGATATCTGAATATCGGTGGTGGATACAGCTCAAAGGTCCGTATGTTATAGCacccaaattcaatatttgactGATGTTGAGTAACGTATTGAATAAATCTGGAACTCTTGTAGAATCAGATACTTAACTCGCAACTTTGGTTCTTGTTTCCGAGACATTGACAATGCACTGTTTCGAAAACATCATGTAAAAgacatttcattcattcactaCGAGACATATGATTCGTACGTGTATTTACAGAAGTTGGTGTCAAAGACACTAAAATGTGGATTTCTTGCCAAAGGAAGAAGCGTTATTTCATCAACACTACGCTTAGATAAGACAGGCTATCTGCCAGGAGAGGTTATTCGGATTTACGGCGAAAACAGAAACGAAAGTCCGTGGAAATGTAAATGTACATTGAAACTAGTGAAGGTTTGCATCTATAAGATCGAGAATTATTGGaatattgttttcaatacAATCATTTCTTAATACGTAGATGACCTGTCTTGCTTTTGTAGGCAATAACAATATGGAGCGCAGATGGACAATCAAAGCAAATGGCTCAGgatatttggaaaatagaaacgCATGCTTTAAATCGAGGGATGAGATTTGTCTGGAAGGGACAACCCGTAACTATACCAACAGATTCTACACCAAGTCTACAACCTTCCGATATCATATCAGTTGAATATCTAATCGAAGTAAGAAAGTCGTCAAGATGTGGAGAGAAAATCCAATATATCACCGATAACTATGAGCTTGAATGTATCGTAATATATCGCTTCATTCTTgtctttgtatatatttcagatgCGTTGTTTTCCGATGTCGTTTTTGCCGCGTGTTCTCGGTAGGAGGCTCTGCCTCAGAATTCCGATTGTAGTCGGTACGGAAAGGTCATCATCGAAAGAGTCGTGACTCGATGTACGTCATCAGCGAAAATTCGTAGAATATCTAGTTGTCAGCAATGAGTTTAAGTTATATTGAACTTGATCGATATGAACTTCATAATTACTTCTGCAATGAGTCCAGTGTTCGGATCAACAGATGCATCATAAAAAGGCGGACTCTCTTCTTGGAGCTATGGAATCTAAGCTTCAATATCTTAATATAGAATTGGTTGTCAATGCGATCTTTCTGTTGAGctagaaataacatttttgaaataattctcCATTCTTAAGCAAAGTCTGTTGAATCCAAAATGTGTGGTCGTTGCAAACAAATTTTCCACAGACCACTCATCCGCAATCTTatgattgataaaaatgtCTGTTTTCTGATGTTCTCGCAAAAATTAGTTTTGGTGCGtgctaaaaaaaatatatggtATAGCGACTTCATTCCGACAAGAgcatttttaaatgaaatagcGGTATAAAGCTAACTAAAAGCCAGATTTGGAATTGACATTATCTATACCCTGCAAGACGTTtcggttgaaaatgaaaatgtcatttGATTTGTTCAAGTTTAACCCGATTATCagaccatatgaaatatagccTCGGGTTTGATGCGTAGGATCCGTTACATTTTACCATAAAAGGATTTAAACAGAGATTCATTTGTTtaacatcaaatcaaaaaccTCGCTGTTTCCCGCGGGTACCCGGATCGTGCGGCTCTATTGGTGGCGATAACTGCgaaaataattctatttaaTGTAGCCCGTGTTTTCATTTGTGAAATAAAAGAATCCCTTGTTAAATTACCGCTTGAAGTCAAGATTTGTTTATCCGAAAGAAAATCGCACACAttcttggtattttctgtAAATGTCATGCGTTTCTTtgtgaaaataatcataaaataaaaccTGTATGTGATATGAAACCTTTACAATTGGATTAACTGTTTTTAATCAGGCGAAGAAATGAGTTTTATTTATCTTGTGGAGTACAAAATCCAGAAAGCTTTGAAAATGATTCTTCCGGATTACGATTACTGGATAGGGTTGTCTTTCGACTATGATAAGTATTTGGAGAAAAAATTCCGAATCTCAAGTATTTATTGAAAACGAAAAAGTTGATCGCGCAACTGGGACTGGGTCcattatattcatttgaaattaactTACTTTAGTCATCGAGTCGAAAATAGCATAGCGCGTCTCCGGCTTTAGAATCAGAGTTTATTGAGGACTTTTTGACCGATAGTCGTCCAACTAACAACAGATGGTCGAGTACATTAACTAAACATTACAATAATAATCAGGGGGAAAAAGACGGTAAATCCtaattttaattaattaatccTCGCTGTTCCGGCTCCATTAGCTGATGGGTAGAGCTTGTTCAATGTTACTCGCTGATTATTCTTGTTTAACAACCGGAAACTTGGAACCACCTCCTTTTATAATCTGCAACCGATAGATTAAAACGTCGGACAATAAAACACTGCTGACTACCTACCGCCGGCTGACTCGAGCAGGCTGTGGCACGTGTGTCACTTCCGGTATGCATACAACACGACGCTGATTGCGCACGCGTATTCCGCGACCCGACTCGGGGTGTGTCAGCTGAAACAGCCAAAAATAAGTCACTTGGTCTGGCCATGGATTCTACTGACAAACTGTGTCAATTATCACAACACTGCGGTGCAGTCATCAGCATACTGGTTTATTATCAGCGCATGTAAACCATATATACTATATTAATTCTTGtgattttcacaaattttggttttgtcctcTAAGCAACTGTACTTTTGTCGAACGATAAAGCATATTCTATGGGCTTGCGGACATGAGGTCGATGCTTCGACTATTTGTAGGGCAAACGTCCTCGCCTAATCCAactatctgaaatatttttttttcatttgctctttttctaatgtttttgttttgtcacgTTGGGCCTCCTTTTCCAATATGCAaatatttcttgaaaaattatctataaaatcCAATTATCCAATAAATAAAAAGAGCATTGGTGTGTGAATATAACAGTATGAAACGACGATGATTCGGTGGTGAGATTATGGCTGTTTGATTATCTGCGCAATCGTTAATATGTATTTATCAGCGGAAAGTTTTATTAATCCGTGGTTTCCCTTGACAGCGACGTGTCAGCCGATTACAAATAACGTGTCAATATGATCAGATAAATAGTGATTAATACGTGTTGACCTCTCACATCCATTCATCTACAGTCTCCTCCTCTCTATCCCTCTCTCCCTGTCTCCCACTCAATTCGATTGTAATCAAGGCTAATGTAGCGTTTACACTAGATTCAATTTTGCAACGCGGTTTGTTTTTTCAGTAACCGCGAAGAATCGAATCAGTGCACACTTGGCTTACGATAATTCCGTCgagattgattttgaattagaGAGATGGGAAATATATCGTTTGGCCACGAGCCCGAATTCGAAGACCCAGGTTTCTGGAAATGTATTTCTTATAGTATCATTGTGTATCTATACGCCTATATAGACATACTTAATGGATATCAAAACTTTGATTGAATTTATCCAACggtcttttcattatcttattttctattcattcGCGTTCACCAAGTTCGCCTTCATAAAATATCCAATAACTCCTCTTTTTTTACGATTTCACAGCAATAAATATAACATCCCCTGATCTTTCTTTAATAAATGTCGATTGCACAAGTGAAGGACGCCAGCATCTCGACACAGATCCGGAGAGGTTCAGACATCGATTCGGTAATACCGCTGTAGATTTCGATCAACTCCATACACAAAAACAGGTTTCCATTAACGCAAGTAAATAATAGGAAAGACGGGGGAAAGACTGcttgaaaataattactggAGCCGAATCAAATGAGAACGGACCGCGTGCACTTCATCATAAGTAATTTCTGATGAATGTTTAAGGAACATCTTACCCGTTAAACCGTGAGAGtgggtgagagagagagagagggggagagagagaaagagataTTCTTGTTTAAGCAATCATCCTTGTTTAAACGTCGCTATTTCTCGTAATCTACCGAGTCGTTTTTTCCCTCCGCATTAATAGAAATTATTAACGTGAAGCGCACTCAATACGGCATCGGTTTGttatcattatgaaattaAGCGTCCGCGGCTGAATGTTTGATCCCGTCTTGTTCTGGTAACTAAATTATAGCGAAGTAGAGTCGAGAGATGCGAGAACGAGAAGAGACCAGTAATTGATATTCATAGAAGCGTTTTGCGGATAAATGTAACTTCCTGGAGTAAGTGCCGAACCGATGCGCCTGTCAGAGAAGCAACATCCTCAATTCATAAGATTTGATACCGTACCATTATTTTGATAGTtatgaaattcaatgaataattTACTTTTCTCAAACAACATGTCTTAAACATAGATGCCCCTTCAGGTCGTGTCAccttttcaaatgaaattatcatttaaGTTGGCCACCGATTGTAAGATCGTGGTCAGGGTGAGACGTCAAACAAACCTTCCCCGGCCTCTAATGTGCAGTCTATAGACAGATCAAATAGGTCAGTTTTGGATTATTCTTGCACAAACCAGTTTTGGCATGTACGACAAAGGCTCCCTTTATTGTAACACGATGATGGTAGAGGCTTCACTTTATGTATGTCTTGGGAACACGACAATTTTACGATGaaatgtaaaattcattttacacTAGTATCTGCCTTTTATAGAATTTATTGGTTGTTTTTTCTAACTTGTGTCCAGTAACTTACAGCGAGTCAGTGTATGACCTGGACTGACTGTTAACGACTCGTCTCCTAAAGCTCCTTCAGCAGAAACAATTACTCGAGATTACTGTAAATTGATGGATAAAATGCGTGGAGCCGGAAGAGATGCCGGTTTTCTATGAATAATAAACTAATGATGTTTAAATAAAGACGTTTACAAGATTCTTCATACATTTAATACATTCAGCGAGTTATAcacgcccccccccccatcaATTCAATGAAGGCTTCCGAAATTAACATGATAATTAAGAAAAAAGTATGTATCATTAATCCATTGACTCGAGACGTGACCAAAAGACTTTGAGAAATTGCAAGCTAGACGGAGACGATAGGGTGAAATTCTATTAAGCCCAGGGTATTAAACAAGTATATCAATTTTGAAGCGTGTTATCACTAGTGGAACAAAATAAAACGCAGCCTCCAAACCCCAATTACAATATACATTTCCTACACGCACGTAGCCTGCGCGAGCAACGCAGTATTTTTCGGTAAAGAATCTATTAAACAGTAGAATGATTACACGGATGGAAGGGTTGATCGTTTTGCGTGCGAGGGCATAATTCTGTGTGATATAACTCGACCCCTAGGGACGTGTTACATGGTAAGATAATTTACCGTTGCCAAACATGGCGTTCTCGTGAAATCATCAACTCGTTGGTTTTTGCTGATGTGTCTATTCTATTCTTCAGCCGCACGTCAAGAgctttatttcatcatttatgaCTTTGTGGTCGGATATAGTTTGGACTGTAACCGAAACAATgagtttgtatatattgtgtttttctaattctttttctatcaAAACAATGGTGTTAAAATGACTACGATGAACTTTAACTTAAAGTTTGAATgagatatttttgaatgaaCAAAAGTCTGTAAGAATTATTTTGAGAGTTTGGCCGGGTTCAACACGACGCATCTGACCGGCCTTCGACAGTTCATCATCAATCGAATTATCAACGAAAATTCAAACCCTTTCAAGTCTTTTATCGACGGTAACgttttttcatcaataatttttcaaaacgatCGTCTTTAATTAAACCGGGCCGCTAATTCCCCGTCTTTTTAAACGCGCGTCATCAAACGTCTGGAGATCAGGTGCACGAACTAGACACTGCCCGCCGAACGTACTAATTACCGAGAAAACAGATGCGGCACGCGCTGGTCGTCCACGTCACATTTTGAAATACCTGTCTTATGATTACCGGTCCAGATCATTGTATTCaacatcattaattaattatcaagAATGAATTCGTACTCTGAAGTCAACGCTTATGCAACCCGATAGCCCCTGACATGTCTAATGAGAaccttttgaaaaattacttCATGACTTCTACGTCTGATTTTATCTCTAATTAATATTGTCAATCTGGTCCCGCATTATTTTCCCTAGTTCACTCGCTAGGAGAAACACCTTTAAATAATAAGAGGCGCGTTGATATTATAATAGAATGTTTTGTCGTTATTTCCGGAGATGGCGGAATTCATGGATCCGGTTTTTACAATGGCCGACACGTGTCCAACCAAACACCTAGCATATGTCCGTTGACATATGGGGCATTAATTCGTATCGCAAAAGACTGCGAGACATTGTTCAATCGTCGATTCCGAGCTATACGACGCCGTTCGGAAATCCGCACTCGAAACGCGAATAATAAATATGGTAACTCTCAGCCGAGCGACTCGGCGGCATTTATAAGGATTAGAGGGTTTTATTAAGACGGGACGCGCTCTCTGATTCTCTCGGGGATTTCACCGGAGAAAACGGACTTTTATCATCGCAATTAATTAATGCAATAACGATTCCGTTTATTCTAATCATAGAAACGCCACAATCAATCTAGCCGGCGGTAGAAACAGAAGATAATTACGAACGAGCAAATCTAATTAATgacaaattgtggtaaaacgaAAACAGTCATTGTTATAAGCATGCTTTAAAAAACAGTCATCGAACAGTCATCGAACGTCTCGAAGTTAACCGAAACTTATGAAAACAAGTAGAACTCAGAATACTCAGGTGACTCGGATACTCAGTTCAGAATTTGGTACAATGTGGCTCCAGTTGAatatagttaattttcaattggtTAACTTCACTGCAGAACTTTTGTTCATTTAACTGCTTTGAgttaatcaaaatgaattttagaaaaatccaAACTATGTTAATGAATCCCTTTACGCACTAACATCGAAATACACAGTGGATCCACTCACAGTTTTAACTCGACTCGAGAGGACACAGTCATATACATCCGCGATAGGAAAAACTCTCGTCTCGTATCGGGATCTTAACAGTTCCGGTATAGGgaataaatattaattaaacACCGCTTGTTGTCTAATCAAACGAGTGGAGAACTCAGGATTAACGAGCTTTACAATAACCAGTATCTCGGAGACGAAGTTCTTAGCAAGTTACACCGAATTTATCCTCGGTAATTCCTCTCAGTTGATTGGCATCTGTCGAGGTGCGCGTAGCGTTCATTGTTTGTTACACAACTTTATACAGCAAcgggttttatagactgaGTATTGAAATCAACCCCGTCGTTGAAGATCTAGTTAAACTGATTGAACTCGTTCTTAACCTGGCATCAAATAAACAg is a genomic window of Tubulanus polymorphus chromosome 5, tnTubPoly1.2, whole genome shotgun sequence containing:
- the LOC141905504 gene encoding arrestin domain-containing protein 3-like, producing the protein MMHKLARLDILFDRDDQPYQPGDIVRGKVVFQAGDISLLITSGILCGKGASAIGWNDAAIENTLTVHTAKQEYFNYKHVFCDKVTSSTDNANGWALMKQRSYQVPFEFSLPSTCPASIHCENGWIRYYVSCHVKTKALNPEDEHLIGHIKFGNHRVYHVRKELFVQGYLNIGGGYSSKKLVSKTLKCGFLAKGRSVISSTLRLDKTGYLPGEVIRIYGENRNESPWKCKCTLKLVKAITIWSADGQSKQMAQDIWKIETHALNRGMRFVWKGQPVTIPTDSTPSLQPSDIISVEYLIEMRCFPMSFLPRVLGRRLCLRIPIVVGTERSSSKES